GCTGGCGATTGGAGGAGTTGCACACCAGCAGCCAGTGCTCGCTGAAACGGTAGAGGATCACATCGTCGATGATGCCGCCCGACTCGTTGCAGATGAGGCTGTAACGGCAGGTCTGCTCAGCCATGTCGCTGATGCGGCGGGTCAGGATGCGCTCCAGCAGGCGGCGCGCGTGTCGGCCGGAAATCTTCAACCGGCCCATGTGTGATACGTCAAAAAGCCCGCCGGCGGTACGCACCTGCTTGTGCTCCTCGTGGATCGAGGAGTAGAGCATCGGCATCTCCCAGCCGTGGAAGTCCACGAACTTCGCGCCGTGGTCAACGTGAAATTGATAAAAAGGTGTACGCAGCACGCGGTCATCCTTGAGCGAGGAAACCGACAGCGTAATTGCGCAGCGTGAAGATGCAAGATGCGTCGAATCTCCTCAGGCGCGTTGCGAGCCGATTCAATCCCACGCAGCCAGTTGCGTCGTATGCTCGACATCCTGTGCGGGGACAGGCGGGACACCCAGATAGATGAGCGACTGTTCCACGACACGCTTGGCGGCAGGAGCCGCGACCGTGCCGCCGAAGTGCCCTTTTCTGCGATCAGGATGATGAATGACGCAGAGGACGACAACGCGCGGATGATCGACCGGCGCACCGCAGACGAAGGAAGCGTTGTAAGCGTCGGGGATGTATCCGCCGCGCGGGCCGGCGATCTGGGCGGTGCCCGTCTTGCCGAAGATCGGGTACAGGTCGCTGTTGGCCTTCTTGCCGGTGCCTTCCGTCACGACGCGACGCAGCACCTCGCGGGTCCGCGCTGCGGTCGCCGGCTTGAGCACTCGTTCCATGATCGGCGGATGTGCTGAATCCGTCGGATCGATCGCGCGGATCGTCGGCGTCGGCAGCAGGCCGCCATTGGCGAACACACTGAACGCTCGCGCCATCTGCAACGCGGTCACCGACACTTCCTGACCCATCGAGACCGAAGTGATCGAGTATTTGCTCCAGCGGCTCAAGGGCCAGACGCGGCCGGAAACCTCGCCGGGCAGTCTCGCCCCGGTCGGATCACCAAACCCGAAACGCTTCATCGCCTGGCGCGTCGCTGCGTTACCCAGTTCGGTGCCGATTTTTCCCATGCCGATGTTGCTCGACATGATCAGCACCTTCTCCGCGGTCACTGTGCCCACCGGGTGCGCGTCGTGCAGGTTACGACCGCTGGCAAAGCGATACGCGCCGGAAGTCGTGCAGTCATAAATCTCGGAGGGTGAAAACACTCCCGCCTCCAGAGCGCCGGCCCAGATGAACGGCTTGAACGTCGAGCCGGGTTCGTAGGTGTCCGTCACGCAGCGGTTGCGGCGGTTTTCCGGCTTGGTCTTTCCAAACTCATTCAGATCCACCGACGGATAGTTCGCCATCGCGAGAATCTCGCCGGTGCGCGGATCCATCACCACCATCTCACCTGATGCGGCGCCGAAATCCTGGCAGGCTTTGGTCAGTTCTGTCTCCGCGTATGACTGGATCATCAGGTCGAGGCTGAGCCGAACCGATTTTCCGTCCGCCGGCTGCTTGTAGTCGCGCTGGTCGATGTAGATCGGCGTCCGCCGAGCGTCCCGCAGATAGGTGATGCTGCCGGGTTTGCCTCGGAGTTCCTTGTCGAAAAGTTTTTCGAGGCCTTCGATGCCCACGCCGTCAGCGTTGACATATCCCAGCAGCGCGCCGCCGAGCTTTCCCTGCGGATAATCACGGATAACGTGCGGCTCGACGCCCAGCCCGCGGAGTTTGAAGCCCGCCATCTTGTCGGCGCGGTCATCGCTCATGTAACGATCGAGGACGACGTAGCGACGGTCGAGCCGTTGATTGACGGTCTGCTCGATCCATGCGGGATCGTAGCCAAGCTGCGAGGCGACGCGCTCGGAAAAGGTGCCGGGGTCTTCGATTTCAAACGGGTCCACGTAGAGTCGCTGCTTGATCCGGCTGGAGGTGAGCACCCGACCGCGCCGGTCGGTGAGGCTGGCGCGCCGCGCCAGGATGGGCACGGTGCTGGTCTGCGTGTCCTTGAGTGCCGCGATGTTCGTATCCGGCTGTGTCTGGAGTTGCACGACACGTCCGAGCACGCCGAGCAGTCCCGCCGTGACGAGTCCGATGATGACGTAGCCGACGATCAGGACGCGGCGCGCGCCGTCTTCGGGACGGATCGTGGGGCTGTCGTGATTAGGCCAGCGGCGGTGGGGGAGCGTGGAATTCTGCGAATCATCCATGACGGCCTCGGCTATCGGTGCGGCCGGTTTGCCGGCCGGGTTGTCATCTGAACTCAAGCGATGTCGCCGGCTCGATGCGGACCATTCCCGCACGAATCGGCGCGTTGCAGATCACGTCAATCGTTCTGGACCTGCACGTGGCGCACATTCGCGGGTCGCGCCAGTGCCGCTGCCGCGCCAGGTGTCGCCGGCTCCAACTGGAGCTTGGCGCGTTGAACCGCCTCGGCGAGTGCTTCCGGACTGGTCTTGCCCGCCACACGCACCTGCATGTCCCACATTGCCTGACGTGAGCGGTTCATCTTCGCGTGCAGTTGCGCCATCTCGTGCATCGAGGTCAGCCGCTCCTGACGCATGCCCAGGAGCACCACCGCGATGCCGACGATGAACACGATGATCGCCAGCCCCTTGAGAAACATGGAAACCTCGCACGGGAAAAACACCGCAGTTCCGACGGGCGATGCGCGCACCGCGACGGCGGAAGCTGCCGGAACATCACGCTGCTTCCTCCGGCGGGCGTGCCGGCGGAGAGCTTCGTTTGCTTGTTATCGGCTTGACGCGCTGGAAAGGATCAAGACTTGACCGACTTTGAGCTGGTTCTTGTTGGCCAGCGTTTTCCGGTTGAGGCGGTAGATGTCGTCGGCCTTGGCGGCACTGCCGAGTTGCCGGGCGGCGATGCTCACGAGCGTGTCGCCGGACTTGACGGTGTAGGTGCGGGCGGGTGCGTTGTCGGTGGTCTTGATCGTCGTCTGCGCGGACGAGTTTTCAATCGTCGGCGTCAGCACGGTTGAAACCGGCTGGCCGTTGCTCGCTGCGCCTGTCGTCGCAGGCAGGCGGATCACCATGCCGGGGCGCAGATCGCTTTCCTTGTGCAACTGATCGGAGTTCAGCCGGAGCAGTTCACCGGCGCGGCGCGAGTCGCCGAGGCGGTCCTGCGCGATGGATCGAAGCGTCTGACCTTTTCGGACCTCCACGAGTTTCACGGGGGCGGTGCCATCGGTCCCGCTGGACGTATTGGGGTCAGCATCCACGAGCAGGCCGGTCTTTTTGAGTTCATCGGGGACCGCCGGCTTGGGGATGACGAGTTTGGTACCGTCGCGGAGTTGACCCTTGGGGCCGATGGAGCCGCGGTTAGCGTCTTCGATGAGTTTGGCACTGGCCGTCCAGGCGACGTCGTTTTTGTAGTACGTGCGGACGATTCGATAGATCGTGTCGCCGTGCTTGACGACGTGAACCGCCAGCGGGGCGGGCGGTTCATTGGCATCGGCAAGGCGCGGCGTGGTGGGCTGGTTGTTCTGATCCTGCGGCGTGGTGCGGTCGATGGCGTTGATCGTCTCGCCGGGCATCGGCACGGGAACGACACGATTGGCGGGCATCGGCTGGCCGAGGCTCGGCTGATCGCCTTGAGCGACAGGCGTCGTCGGCGTGTTCGGCTGGCCTTCCACGCTGTTCTGCGCGATGTTGCCGAAGCCTTCCATCGGCGCGGCGACCTGATGATGCACGACCGAGAGGTGGTCACTGACGATGATCCCGATCACGAGAATGATGACCATGCCGACCAGAAGACCCACCTTGGTTTCGCGTGCCATTTGCCTGTCCTGATTGAGGTGAGCGTTGCTCACCGATGTGATCTAAATATCTCCGGCCCATTCGATCCCGCGCAGCTTCGCCGAGCGGCTGCGCGGGTTGGTGTCGCGTTCAGCGTCACCGGCGGTCTGCGGCTTCCGCGTCAGCTTCCGCGCCCGACCTGTCCGGTCGAGGTCGGCAAAGGCGTGTTTGACCAGTCGATCTTCCAGTGAATGGAAGCTGATGATCGCCACCCGCCCACCCGGCCTGACCAGCTCCGGCAGAGCGCCGAGCAGTCGCTCCAGTGCCCCCAGCTCCTCGTTCACCGCGATCCGCAACGCCATGAAAGTCCGCGTCGCCGGATCAATGCGTGACCGCCCGAATCGTCCCGATTTTTTTCCGGGCAGGGGCGGATACGCGCGGCGCACGACCTGCGCCAGGGCCTGTGTAGTCAGAATCGGAGAACGATCACGTTCTTCCACAACTTTTCGTGCGATTTTTCGACTCAGCCTCTCTTCGCCGTATTGGTAGATCAAATCCGCCAGTTCGCGCTCGCTGAGGTTGTTCACCAGATCAGCCGCGGTCTGTGTCAGCTCCGGGTCGAGCCGCATGTCGAGCGGGCCGTCGAGGTTGAAGGAAAATCCCCGCGCCGGGTCCGCCATCTGGTTCGAGGCAAAGCCCAAGTCCGCCAGCACCAGGTCCACGCGCCCGATCTCCAGCGCGTCGAGTGCTTCACGGGCGTGGGCGAAATTGGACTTGACCAGATCGACCCGCACCGGCGACGACTTCAACACCTGCCTTGCATATTCCAGATTGACCGGATCGACATCCAGCCCGATGTACCGTCCGCCCGGCTCCAGACGAGGCGCGATCAGCGACGCATGGCCGGCCCGCCCCAGCGTGCAGTCGAGCATCACCTGACCGGGGCGCGGTTGCAGCAGGTCGAGCACCTCCGCCGGCAGCACCGCCACGTGGCCGGCAGTTGCGTCCGTCGGTGAATCAAAGGTGGGAACATCATCGCTCGTGTCTGTCATGTCGGGTGCATGGTAGTGATGGACGGAAGATCCGCTCGCGCGTCGGCACCGGCGGCGGCGCTCCGAGAAATTCGTCCGCCAGTTGCCGCGACGGCGCAAGGTATCTACACTTGTCGGCTCGACACGGCAGGCGGTCGTGGCGGAATTGGCAGACGCGCTAGGTTCAGGTCCTAGTGGGGCTCAACACCCCGTGAAGGTTCGACTCCTTTCGACCGCATTTGGCGGAATCCCCGCGCTCCCTCTCACCATGTGTATTTGACGGTGTATTCCACGACCTTTTTGCCGTCGGCGGGCACATCGACATCGAAGTGAATCGTCCGCGCGTCGATCTTCGCAAACTCGTCGGTCGTCTTGACGATCTCCCAGTTGGTCCAGCGGTATAGATTTTCCTTGATTACCACATGCACAGGTAATTCCTTCTTGGCGTTACGCAGCTCGATGCGGAAGCTCTCGGTCATCACGCGGCCGTTGGCGTCCACGGTGAAATTGGTCTGTGTGCGCTCGCCGACGATGTCAAACGCCTGACCGAGCCTGATGAGCACCTTCTCATTTCGCGGCGTGTGGTCGATCAGATCCTCACCGATAAACTCCAGCGACTTATCCGCGTCGTCCTGCTTGTAAACCCGAATCTTCCCGCGAGGCAAGGGCATGCCCATCTTGTTCGCCTCAGTGTTGGCGAAGCGGAAATAGATATCCACCTTTTTATTCGAGTCGTTACCCAGATTGCGCTCCAGGTACGGCTGGGCAAAGACCCAGTACGCGCCCTGCGGCTGGCCGTAGTAAACCAGGACTTTTTCCACGCCCACATCCCGTGCCGTCGGAAACAACGCCAACTGCTGCGTCGCGTTCTGCGTGATGTCGGTTCGACGGGGAAGGCTGTAGAGGTGGTACTCGAAAAAGGCTTTTTCCTCGAAGCCCGGCGCGACATCAGCCATCGCCGCACCGCCACGGGCCATCATCCTCACCGGTTGAGGCTGGCGGTTCTGCGCCCGCTGCACGTCACCGGCGATGAGTTTGAGCTTGGCGTTCTGGTATGTCGTGCCGGAAAGATTCAGCAGCGTCACCCATGCGCTGAGGTCCGCCTTGCGCTCGTCATCGCTGAGCACCAGGTTGTAATCCGCTTTCCACGTCAGGCCTGCTGTCTGATACGTTGTGCGGATGTCGTGCGGGCCGCCCGTCCTGGAACTGATGAGCCACTGAAGCGTCGGGCGGGTAATCAGACCAACCTCGTTGCCCGTCCGCGTGATGTTCGCTCCCTGGCGCGACAGGATACGAACCGTCCCGCTTTTCTCCCGCAGCACGAGCTGGCCCTGATTGATCGACATGAGCTTGCCGGTATAAGTCTCCGCCTTCCCCTCGCCCGCCGGGACAGTGACGGCGACTTCACTGTCGATGGATTTTTCCAGCAGCTTGTCGGGATTCACCAGATCAAACTGAAACCGCTGTTCAAGGACCGCTGTGCCCGCCTTGGCGGTCAGGTCGGCAAAGCTCACCGTCGTCGGGTCGATGAACTGCGCCACATCGGTGAACGAAAGCGTGTTGACGCCTTCCTTGAGATTGAGCGATCGGATTTCCTTGACGACACCGAAGCCGGGGACATTGGATGCCGGCACACCCTGTCGCGCCTGCTCGATGTATTGCTGCGGGTCGAAGCCATAAGGATCGGCTGAGGAGTAGATGGTCAGACTGGGGCCTGCCTTTTCGTCGATCTTGTTGGCGTCCTGTGCGAAAGCTCCAGCGGCGATAAGCAGGGGAGCAAGAAAAAGTGCTTTCATGGTTAGTCTCCGATGATGATGACCAATCGTAACCTGTGATGTCATTCGTGCGCAGCGGAGATCAGCGAGCAGCCTTTGTTTCACGCATCAACCGATCCCAGTCAAACGCCGGCCCCGGATCCACCTTGTTGGTTTGAATGTGATAGTGGCCGAGCAGTCCGTGGTAATTCCGCAGCGTTTCGTCATCGAGCTTGTGCCGCACGAGTTGACCGTTCGCATCGCGCGGATAGTCGCACTTGATCCGAGGCAGTACGACACAAAGCGCAGCCGTGAGCTTTGCCAGCGCACGGTACTGCGCATCCGTGAACGGCGACTGCGCCAGCTCCTGCCCCTGAATCATCCCCCGCATCATGTCACTGGTGACGGAAGGATCCCCTGCGGGAACGGCTCCGACGTGGGCGATCTCGATGCCGACGGAGCGGTCGTTGGCGATCGTCGCGTGCCAGGCGCGTTCCTTGACATCGAGTGTCTGGTAGATCGTGCCGTCCGTGTCGAGCATGAAGTGGATGCTCAAGCCGCGCTTGTCCTGAAGGATCTCGAAACAGTCGCGGCTGTTGCCGACCGCGTCGTAGTGAATGACGAACTGATCCACCACGCGCTGGAGCAGGGGCAGGTCCCAGCCGCCGCCGCGTACGCGCTGGAGTTCATCGGGTGTGAGCGAGTCATGGCGCAGACCGTAACGGGCACCGGAAATATCGACAGGCGAAGTGGTCGGAGCGTCAAGCGGGGCGAAGCGTTTTTCAACACGGTAAGCGTCATAGCCTCCCTGATCGGTCCAGAGAACGACACGAGTACCGGTGTGAAAGAGTCGGCCGCAGACCATGATCTCATCGCCGCAGCGGGTCAGCGGTGTGCCCGGTTCGGCGGCGCAGGCTCCGAGTGACACAACCAAGGCGAGTAATACGGTGACGTGGAAAGTCATCATCGTCATCAACACCTTCAGTGCCGTGAGCTGTCGCGGCTTTCCTCCGGTGTCTGCTCGATCATGCGTTGAAAATAGCGCAGCGCGTTCAACTCCAAGCGGATTTTTTGCAAAATCACCGTCCGGCTTTCACGGGACTCCGTACCTGCCTGGACGAACATTTCCGCGATCCGCGTCAGATGCTCCGCCCGCTGCGTCTGCGCCCAGCCGGCCAGCTCGCGCAGCTCCGTTTCATCCTGGGATGCGATGGCCTCCTCCATCCGTTCGCGGATTTCCAGCATCTCGGCAAGCAGGGCGGGCGGTAGTGATTTGTCCGCGCTTTTGTCCGGCCCGCCGAGAAGATCGAGCAGAGCGTTGGCGCGCAGCTCCGGATCATGGAGCGTGCGGTAGGCATCGTTGATCGTCGCAGAGCGGGCGGCGGCGTCGGCCTGTTCGAGCGGATCGGTGAATCGGTCGGGATGATTCGCAGCCGACGCCTGAATAAAGTGGCGATGCAGTTCTGCTTCATCAAGGTCGAAACGCGGTTGGATTCCCAGTGTCGAAAAAGGATCAGACATTTCCATAGCATAGCCGCCGTGGTCAGGTGCAGCGTCAGGCGGAGTCGGGTGTTGACCGATTAGTTGAGCCAGATGTCGGTCGGTGTGCAGGATTGCCAGGCCCAGTTCGGGCATCGTTTCCAGAGGAACTTCCAGAGAGGCTTGCCGGTCTTGACGATGTGCTGAATACCGGTGACGTGGCCGTCGCGGTACATGGCGTTGGATGTCTCCGCGGGGTGTCGGAAGGCGTAGTCGAAATATCCCGTGTATGAACCCGGCGCGTCGAGGTTCCACGCCACGTAGGGGAGCAGCCAGGTCAGCCCCCAATCAGGGCCGTCCATCACCATCAGAGCGTCGGCGGCCCGGATATTTTCGTAGGGATTTCCTTCGTTCATGCCGCGTCGGAAGTATTGCCACATCGGGTACAGGTGATCCATGTATCCGAAGTAGTAGTGGTAGCCGCTGACGCTCCAGTGCATCACGTAGCTGCTCATCGCGTGTTCGTTGTTGTAGTAGGTGAAGCCCTTAAGCTCCGGCTTTGGGCTTCCCTTTTCACCGGGACATTCCTCGACGCGGAAGCGAGTGTTCCCAAGCGCGAATCCCTGGATGTAGCCGACGTACTGCTCCATTCCGCCGAGGTAGCCCGCCTTGCCCAGGATCTGGTGCCAGGTCGCGCCGCGCGTACCTTGCCAGTAGTTGTAGGTGGTACCCACCGGCGGGATGCAGTCGCGGAAGTCGTACGCATAGCTGGTGAACGCGAGATGATTCTGATGCAGATTGCTTCGACACTTGGCGGAAAAGGCCACAGCCTTGGCGGCAGCCAGCGACGGCAGGAGCAGAGCCATCAGCAGCGCGATGATGCTCAGCACCACCAGCAGTTCGACGAGCGTAAACCCGCACGTCAATCCGGTTGTTCGACGCATCGCTGCCATGAGAGGCCTTTCGCGTTGCTTCGAGACTGATGAATAGCCCTTTGGAAATGTCTGAATAAGTATATCGGCAAACGGTTCCGGGTGAATCGTCGGGAGCGAAATTCATGCGCGCAAACGGTTATGATGCACGCACGCGGGCGTGGCGGAACTGGCAGACGCGCGGGATTTAGGTTCCCGTGGGGCAACCCGTGCAGGTTCGATTCCTGTCGCCCGCATTCAAATGCACTTTCCGCCGCGACGCGACAGCAGACGCCACCAAGCGCAAAAATCCCTTGTTTTCTCGGCTGTTTTGTTCACTGGCTGTATCTCCGCACGCGACAGCTTCCGACACAAGACGACTCGACGCGACCCCTGCGGGTGTCCCTCCGGGTGTCCCTAGGAGGGTCCACTCGTCATCGTCGCCGACACGAGGCATCTCCTCGACAAGCCCACGCGTACGCAGCTTTTCCCGATGCGTGTATCTTGCCGCCATGCTTGCCGTGGCGTGGCCGGTAAACTCTTGGAACGTCGGACCTTCAATCCCCGTTGCAGCACCCCACGTGCAGGCAGTGTGCCGCAAGGCGTGAAAATCCAACCGCTGCCCCAATCCGTTTACATGCGGTATGCCCGCAGCGTCCAGATCGGACCAGAACCAATGCAACCCGTCCTTCGGCAGAATGCCTTTGAAGATGCGATCCGTTGGCTTTGCATCAGCTGGCTTCATCTTCTGCAATGCTGCGGCCACATGGAGAGGCAGAGGCTTCCACCGCTCTTGCTTGTCCTTTTGCGTACTCGCCCGCACTCGCAGACCCGGATCATCCCCTTCGAGTGTCGCATCGCACCAGCGAAGCTCATACACCGCGTTGCGACGTAGCGTGGTGTAGATGACCACGAGATACAACGACCGCCGCGGCCCGGCGACATACCACAACCGCCATACTTCTTCCACACTCAAAGCCGCACGTTCAAACGTCTGTTTACCGCGTCCATCCACACGGCCGACATGTGCGAGAGGGTTTTCATTCGAACGGCCATGTACTTTCATCCATTCAAGCAGCCCGGAGATTGCCGCGAGATAGTCATTGAGTGTCTTAGCCGACTTAGGATGAGACTTCCGCCAGGCGAGGAACGATTCAGCCGTAACGTCCTTGAGTAGTTTCCACCCGCAGGCCGCAATCATCCCACGCACACGATACGCAAGCTCGCGGACATAGCGGCGATTACGACCGCGTGCCCGCAGGTCAGCGGTGAAGTCGGCCAGGTGGTCGAGCATTGGCTTGGCAGCCCCGGCGATCAATTTCTTTGGAGGCGTAATGCCGTATCGCTCGCGTTCCATCTCAACAATCAACTTCCGCATAAACTGATCGGCCACGCGTTTATCGGTTATGTTCGTTGGGTAGTCCTTCGCGACGGCATCGCCATCCAACTGGATGCGGGCCGTGTAGGTCTTAGCCAGGACGAGCCGCCCCTTGATCTTCCGCCTCCGCCTGAACGTGTACGCTTTCACGTAGCTATCCCTCCACGCTCCTTTAACAACCGATCCACCGACGCCGCGACAATCGCGACGCGGCCCTTTACGCCTACCGCGTGAACGTGAATCTTTTCCAGCTTGCCAGCCGCTATCAACCGCTCTACCCCTCTGATGCAGATCGTCAGCATCTCCGCTACCTGAAGCTTGCTGTAATACTTTGGCTTTTCACCCGAAATCACTTCTCATGCTCCTTTTATTTGAGGCACTTTCTTTTCACGCTTCACCTGCTGACGCTCACGCCCCAGCTTTGCCAACTCTGGCACGTTCTCCCGAATCTGTCGCAACTCCTCCTCTGGTATCTCCTCTCCCGCCACGGCCGCCAGGACCTCCAGAACCTTGGGTGAAGCCGCAAGCGTACTAATCAGCCCACGCCAAATCGGATTCTCCATGCTCGCAACAAACGCTTCCTCTGCCCCTATTTCGTTGGCT
The DNA window shown above is from Phycisphaeraceae bacterium and carries:
- a CDS encoding penicillin-binding protein 2, translated to MDDSQNSTLPHRRWPNHDSPTIRPEDGARRVLIVGYVIIGLVTAGLLGVLGRVVQLQTQPDTNIAALKDTQTSTVPILARRASLTDRRGRVLTSSRIKQRLYVDPFEIEDPGTFSERVASQLGYDPAWIEQTVNQRLDRRYVVLDRYMSDDRADKMAGFKLRGLGVEPHVIRDYPQGKLGGALLGYVNADGVGIEGLEKLFDKELRGKPGSITYLRDARRTPIYIDQRDYKQPADGKSVRLSLDLMIQSYAETELTKACQDFGAASGEMVVMDPRTGEILAMANYPSVDLNEFGKTKPENRRNRCVTDTYEPGSTFKPFIWAGALEAGVFSPSEIYDCTTSGAYRFASGRNLHDAHPVGTVTAEKVLIMSSNIGMGKIGTELGNAATRQAMKRFGFGDPTGARLPGEVSGRVWPLSRWSKYSITSVSMGQEVSVTALQMARAFSVFANGGLLPTPTIRAIDPTDSAHPPIMERVLKPATAARTREVLRRVVTEGTGKKANSDLYPIFGKTGTAQIAGPRGGYIPDAYNASFVCGAPVDHPRVVVLCVIHHPDRRKGHFGGTVAAPAAKRVVEQSLIYLGVPPVPAQDVEHTTQLAAWD
- a CDS encoding LysM peptidoglycan-binding domain-containing protein translates to MARETKVGLLVGMVIILVIGIIVSDHLSVVHHQVAAPMEGFGNIAQNSVEGQPNTPTTPVAQGDQPSLGQPMPANRVVPVPMPGETINAIDRTTPQDQNNQPTTPRLADANEPPAPLAVHVVKHGDTIYRIVRTYYKNDVAWTASAKLIEDANRGSIGPKGQLRDGTKLVIPKPAVPDELKKTGLLVDADPNTSSGTDGTAPVKLVEVRKGQTLRSIAQDRLGDSRRAGELLRLNSDQLHKESDLRPGMVIRLPATTGAASNGQPVSTVLTPTIENSSAQTTIKTTDNAPARTYTVKSGDTLVSIAARQLGSAAKADDIYRLNRKTLANKNQLKVGQVLILSSASSR
- the rsmH gene encoding 16S rRNA (cytosine(1402)-N(4))-methyltransferase RsmH; amino-acid sequence: MTDTSDDVPTFDSPTDATAGHVAVLPAEVLDLLQPRPGQVMLDCTLGRAGHASLIAPRLEPGGRYIGLDVDPVNLEYARQVLKSSPVRVDLVKSNFAHAREALDALEIGRVDLVLADLGFASNQMADPARGFSFNLDGPLDMRLDPELTQTAADLVNNLSERELADLIYQYGEERLSRKIARKVVEERDRSPILTTQALAQVVRRAYPPLPGKKSGRFGRSRIDPATRTFMALRIAVNEELGALERLLGALPELVRPGGRVAIISFHSLEDRLVKHAFADLDRTGRARKLTRKPQTAGDAERDTNPRSRSAKLRGIEWAGDI
- a CDS encoding DUF4139 domain-containing protein; this translates as MKALFLAPLLIAAGAFAQDANKIDEKAGPSLTIYSSADPYGFDPQQYIEQARQGVPASNVPGFGVVKEIRSLNLKEGVNTLSFTDVAQFIDPTTVSFADLTAKAGTAVLEQRFQFDLVNPDKLLEKSIDSEVAVTVPAGEGKAETYTGKLMSINQGQLVLREKSGTVRILSRQGANITRTGNEVGLITRPTLQWLISSRTGGPHDIRTTYQTAGLTWKADYNLVLSDDERKADLSAWVTLLNLSGTTYQNAKLKLIAGDVQRAQNRQPQPVRMMARGGAAMADVAPGFEEKAFFEYHLYSLPRRTDITQNATQQLALFPTARDVGVEKVLVYYGQPQGAYWVFAQPYLERNLGNDSNKKVDIYFRFANTEANKMGMPLPRGKIRVYKQDDADKSLEFIGEDLIDHTPRNEKVLIRLGQAFDIVGERTQTNFTVDANGRVMTESFRIELRNAKKELPVHVVIKENLYRWTNWEIVKTTDEFAKIDARTIHFDVDVPADGKKVVEYTVKYTW
- a CDS encoding N-acetylmuramoyl-L-alanine amidase, producing MTMMTFHVTVLLALVVSLGACAAEPGTPLTRCGDEIMVCGRLFHTGTRVVLWTDQGGYDAYRVEKRFAPLDAPTTSPVDISGARYGLRHDSLTPDELQRVRGGGWDLPLLQRVVDQFVIHYDAVGNSRDCFEILQDKRGLSIHFMLDTDGTIYQTLDVKERAWHATIANDRSVGIEIAHVGAVPAGDPSVTSDMMRGMIQGQELAQSPFTDAQYRALAKLTAALCVVLPRIKCDYPRDANGQLVRHKLDDETLRNYHGLLGHYHIQTNKVDPGPAFDWDRLMRETKAAR
- the hscB gene encoding Fe-S protein assembly co-chaperone HscB produces the protein MSDPFSTLGIQPRFDLDEAELHRHFIQASAANHPDRFTDPLEQADAAARSATINDAYRTLHDPELRANALLDLLGGPDKSADKSLPPALLAEMLEIRERMEEAIASQDETELRELAGWAQTQRAEHLTRIAEMFVQAGTESRESRTVILQKIRLELNALRYFQRMIEQTPEESRDSSRH
- a CDS encoding prepilin-type N-terminal cleavage/methylation domain-containing protein — translated: MAAMRRTTGLTCGFTLVELLVVLSIIALLMALLLPSLAAAKAVAFSAKCRSNLHQNHLAFTSYAYDFRDCIPPVGTTYNYWQGTRGATWHQILGKAGYLGGMEQYVGYIQGFALGNTRFRVEECPGEKGSPKPELKGFTYYNNEHAMSSYVMHWSVSGYHYYFGYMDHLYPMWQYFRRGMNEGNPYENIRAADALMVMDGPDWGLTWLLPYVAWNLDAPGSYTGYFDYAFRHPAETSNAMYRDGHVTGIQHIVKTGKPLWKFLWKRCPNWAWQSCTPTDIWLN
- a CDS encoding tyrosine-type recombinase/integrase — its product is MRKLIVEMERERYGITPPKKLIAGAAKPMLDHLADFTADLRARGRNRRYVRELAYRVRGMIAACGWKLLKDVTAESFLAWRKSHPKSAKTLNDYLAAISGLLEWMKVHGRSNENPLAHVGRVDGRGKQTFERAALSVEEVWRLWYVAGPRRSLYLVVIYTTLRRNAVYELRWCDATLEGDDPGLRVRASTQKDKQERWKPLPLHVAAALQKMKPADAKPTDRIFKGILPKDGLHWFWSDLDAAGIPHVNGLGQRLDFHALRHTACTWGAATGIEGPTFQEFTGHATASMAARYTHREKLRTRGLVEEMPRVGDDDEWTLLGTPGGTPAGVASSRLVSEAVACGDTASEQNSRENKGFLRLVASAVASRRKVHLNAGDRNRTCTGCPTGT